The following are encoded together in the Lathyrus oleraceus cultivar Zhongwan6 chromosome 3, CAAS_Psat_ZW6_1.0, whole genome shotgun sequence genome:
- the LOC127129878 gene encoding uncharacterized protein LOC127129878, producing the protein MRLSGSFSSYTDHVSTPVPNQPHSLELRITPMNEVGWELKSQKLTPPLIGPYQILRRPNDVKIRHNLTYEIPPLLIEDRNVKHSRGKEIPLVKVLWGKKVDGSVTWELESQMKESYPSLSISGKLSRMKIQ; encoded by the exons ATGAGGCTTTCAGGTTCCTTTTCTAGCTACACCGATCATGTAAGCACTCCAGTTCCCAACCAACCTCATTCATTGGAGTTGAGAATAACTCCAATGAATGAGGTTGGTTGGGAATTGAAGTCTCAAAAGCTTACTCCTCCTcttattggtccttatcagattctTAGAAGA CCAAATGATGTGAAAATAAGGCATAACTTAACTTATGAAATACCACCCTTGTTAATTGAAGATCGAAATGTGAAACACTCAAGAGGAAAGGAGATTCCTTTGGTTAAGGTCTTATGGGGCAAAAAAGTGGACGGTAGCGTGACGTGGGAGCTAGAAAGCCAaatgaaggagtcctatccaaGCTTATCAATTTCTGGTAAACTTTCGAGGATGAAAATTCAATAA